In one Sphingobacterium daejeonense genomic region, the following are encoded:
- a CDS encoding DUF3276 family protein, producing the protein MGDFDNKEREEVFSKKVRAGKRTYFFDVKATRSNDYYVTITESKKRFEDGQFIKHKIFLYKEDFEKFAEGLQDVVEYIKANQEVVEKRYEPNQDENGFENNGELVQKDNYSF; encoded by the coding sequence ATGGGAGATTTTGACAATAAAGAGCGTGAAGAGGTATTTTCAAAAAAGGTGAGAGCGGGAAAACGTACTTATTTTTTTGATGTGAAAGCCACTCGCTCAAACGATTATTATGTGACAATCACGGAAAGTAAGAAACGCTTTGAAGATGGACAGTTCATTAAGCACAAGATTTTCCTTTATAAAGAAGATTTCGAAAAGTTTGCTGAAGGACTTCAAGATGTTGTCGAGTATATCAAGGCAAATCAAGAAGTTGTTGAGAAAAGATATGAGCCAAATCAAGACGAAAATGGTTTTGAGAACAACGGCGAACTAGTACAAAAAGACAATTACTCTTTTTAA